The following proteins are encoded in a genomic region of Candidatus Methylacidiphilales bacterium:
- the proB gene encoding glutamate 5-kinase, with translation MKTLRNLWVIKVGSGLVTNRRGGVDQRQIQALASQIARLRKLDCPVIMVSSGAISAGMSVLGLKKRPSERHAMQACATIGQPKLMEAYDKAFRKHGMCVAQILVTSWDIDSRKVCANTQATLKHLIGLGHCVPIFNENDALSFEEIEMLNRFGDNDKLSGHVAALSGAGRLVILSSIDGLRTNPDGTGKLIRRVKEIDGRIQSYAGQTRSERSVGGMISKLETARRMLELKIPMVIADGREKDILLKIHRKADVGTWFVP, from the coding sequence ATGAAAACGCTTCGTAATCTTTGGGTGATAAAAGTAGGCAGCGGATTGGTGACCAACCGCCGCGGCGGTGTGGACCAGCGGCAGATCCAGGCCCTGGCCTCGCAAATCGCGCGCCTGCGGAAACTGGACTGCCCGGTGATCATGGTTTCATCGGGCGCCATCAGCGCGGGCATGTCCGTGTTGGGCTTGAAAAAACGCCCCTCCGAACGCCACGCCATGCAGGCGTGCGCAACCATCGGCCAGCCGAAATTGATGGAGGCTTATGACAAGGCGTTCCGGAAACACGGCATGTGCGTCGCCCAGATTCTGGTGACCAGTTGGGACATCGACAGCCGCAAGGTTTGCGCCAACACCCAGGCCACGCTCAAGCATCTGATCGGCCTGGGCCATTGCGTGCCTATTTTCAACGAGAACGATGCGCTCTCATTCGAGGAAATCGAAATGCTCAACCGGTTTGGCGATAACGATAAGTTATCCGGCCATGTGGCCGCGCTCAGCGGAGCCGGGCGGCTGGTCATTTTGTCCAGCATCGACGGATTGCGCACCAACCCGGACGGGACAGGCAAGCTCATCCGGCGCGTCAAGGAAATCGACGGGCGGATCCAGAGTTACGCCGGCCAGACGCGCAGCGAACGGTCGGTGGGAGGCATGATCTCCAAACTGGAAACCGCGCGGCGCATGCTGGAACTGAAAATCCCCATGGTCATTGCGGACGGACGGGAAAAGGATATCCTTTTAAAAATCCACAGGAAGGCCGATGTGGGCACCTGGTTTGTTCCATGA